In Luteimonas viscosa, the genomic window CGGCAGCCAGGCCGCGACGAACGCGTCGGCGGCGTTGATCTCGCGGTTGAGCCACAGCGGGCGGCCGCTGAGGAACACGGCGACCACCGGGATGCCGTCGGCCTTGAGCTTGCGGATCAGTTCCAGATCGCCGGACTTGCCCGACTTGAACATCAGGTTCGACAGGTCGCCCTGGAACTCGGCGTAGGGTTCCTCGCCGAACACCACGACCGCCACGTCGGGCTTGCTGGTGTAGGCGCCGTCCTCGGCCAGCTCCGCGGTGCCGCCGGCGGCGGTGACCTGCGCCTCGAGTCCGTCCCAGATCGAATCGGCATTAGGAAAGTCGGCGCGGGTGGTGCCATCGCCCTGCCAGGTCAGCGTCCAGCCACCGGACTGCTTGCTGAGGTTGTCGGCGCCGTCGCCCGCGACCAGCACGTTCGACTTCGGCGACAGCGGCAGGATCCCGCCCTGGTTCTTCAGCAGCACCAGCGATTCGCGCACTGCGCGGCGCGCGACCTCGCGGTGTTCCGGCGCGCCCAGCAGTTCGAACCTGCCGCCCAGCGCGCGCTCGGAGGGCTTCGGCTTCTCGAACAGGTTGGCGCGGAACTTCACCCGCAGGATCCGGCGCACCGCATCGTCCAGCCGCTCCATCGGGACCGTGCCGGCCTTCACGTGCGCCAGCGTGGACTCGTACATGCCCTTCCAGCTGTCGGGCGCCATCGCCATGTCGAGGCCGGCATTGAAGGTCTGGGCGCAGTCGGTGTTGCTGCAACCGCGCACCTGGCCGTGGCCGTTCCAGTCGCCGACGACGAAGCCGCCGAAGTTCATCCGTCCCTTCAGCACGTCGGTGAGCAGCGGCTTGTGGCCGTGCATCTTCTCGCCGTGGAAGCTGTTGTAGGACGCCATCACCGCCTGTGCGCCGGCCGCGATCGAGGGCACGTAGCCGGCGGCGTGGATATCGCGCAGCTGCGCTTCGCTCACCACGGTGTCGCCCTGATCCTTGCCGTTACCGGTGCCGCCGTCGCCCAGGTAGTGCTTGACCGAGCTCATGACGTGGTGGTCGTCGAGGAATTCGGGGGTGCCGGGCTTGCCCTGCAGGCCTTCCACGAACACGCCGGCGTAGCTGGCGACCAGCTCCGGATTCTCCGAATAGCCTTCGTAGGCACGGCCCCAGCGGTCGTCCTGCGGCACCGCGACGGTCGGGGCGAAGGTCCATTCCATGCCGGTGGTGCGGGTCTCGATCGCGGTGATGCGGGCGATCTCGCGCAGCAGGTCGGGGTTGCGGGTCGCACCCAGGCCGATGTTGTGCGGGAACAGCGTGGCGCCGACGATGTTGCTCTGGCCGTGCATCGCGTCGATGCCCCAGATCACCGGGATCGCCTTGCCGCCGCCGCTGGTATCCATCGAGGCTTCCCAGAACGCGTCGGCGAGCGCCAGCCATTCCTCGGGCCTGGCGTTGTACTTGCCGCCGGGGTCGGAGCCGCCACCGGCGAGGACCGAGCCCAACCGGTACTTGCGCACGTCTTCCGGGGCGATGCTGCCGATGTCGCCCTGGATGATCTGCCCGACCTTTTCCTCCACCGTCATCGAGGCGAGCAGCGCATCGACCTTCTGTTCCAGTTCGGCGTCGTCGGCGAACGGCCACTCGGGCTGCGGCCAGTTCGCCGGATCGATGGAGGCCGTCGTTGCATCCGCGGCCGGCGCGTCTGCGGGTGTGGTCGCGTCGGTTCCGGCCGCAGCCGGGCGCTCGCCGTTGCATGCGCCCAGCAGCAGCGCGGCGGCGAGGCCTGCGCCCAGGCGCGTGACGGACAGGAAGGTGCGGGTTGTACGCATGGAGGCGGTTCCGTAGGGTCGAAGATCAGCCGGCACGTCGCGCGAAATGGCGCGTCGCGACATGACAGCGTTGTCAGAATGTGCACCATACCCGGTCTGCGCCGGCGAAGCTTGTTGCACAGCACAAGCGGGATCGCGCGTTCCGGAGGACTGCCATGGCACCGCAAAGCAGCCGCGCGGGCAACCCGCGCGCGCCGGGCGTCCGCGACGGCGCGGTGGCCGACGACGCTCTGGCAGAATCCGCAGGCTTCGCGGACAGGACCGGCAGACCCATGGCGCGCGTGCGGATCGAGGATGTGGCGGCGGAAGCGGGCGTGTCGATGAAGACCGTCTCGCGCGTGCTCAACGAGGAACCCAACGTTTCCGAAGCGACCCGCGAGCGTGTGCGCGCGGTGGTCGAGCGCCTGCAGTACCGCCCGCATCCGTCGGCGCGCGTGCTCGCCGGACGCAAGTCGTACCTGGTGGCGATGCTCTACGACAACCCGTCGAGCAACTACCTGATGGAGGTCGAGCTTGGCGTGCTCGACGCCTGCCAGGCGCAGCACTACAACCTGATGCTGGCGCCGCTCGTCTACGACGCCAAGGACATCGTCTCCAAGGTCGAGTCGCTGGTGCTGCAGTCGCGCCTGGATGGCGTGGTGCTGACCCCGCCGATCACCGACGACGCCGCGCTGCTCGCGCGCCTGGACGAACTCGAGATCCCGTGGTCGAGCATCTCGCCGACCGAGTCCAACCGCCGCATCGGCGTGGTCGTCGACGAGCGCAGCGCGGTCGCGGAGATGATCGCGCACCTGGTCTCGCTCGGGCATCGGCGGGTCGCGCACATCAAGGGCCATGCCGCGCACGGCGCGAGCGCCTGGCGGCTGGCCGGCTATCGCGACGGACTGGCGCAGGCGGGGATCGAGCCGGACGAAGCGCTGGTGGTACAGGGCGAGTTCTCCTACGACTCCGGTTTCGCCGCCGCCAACCACCTGCTCGATCTGCCCGATCCGCCGACCGCGATCTTCGCCGCCAACGACGACATGGCGGCCGGTGCGATCGGCGCGATCTGCGAGCGTGGGCTGTCGGTGCCCAGGCACGTGTCGGTGTGCGGCTTCGACGACACCCCGATCGCCCGCCACATCTATCCGACCCTGACCACCGTGCGCCAACCGACCCGCGAGATGGGGCGTCTGGCCGGGCTGGAACTGCTCAAGGCGATCCGCGACCGCGACGAAGGCGGACTGGTGACGGTGCCTTACACGCTGCAACTGCGGCGTTCCACGGGGCCCAGGCCAGCCTGAGCGGTCCGTACCCGGCTCGACGGCCTGTCCTCGCGCCCGCCAATTCCCGCTCGCGAAAGCGATCGCGCGACACCACGCGCGGGCGAGGGACGAGCGTGCGGGTATGTGCGGACAGCGGGCGCGCGTCACGTTCTCTCTCTCTCTCTCTACTCTCTACTCTCTCCCAAGGCGGCCCGGTTGCGCGCACTGTCGCACTCCGCGCGGGTTCCGTGTGCGAGATCGATGTGGGTCGGAGCAGCCCTGCCAAGCAGTTGGAACGCGACATGGGCGCGTCAGAAAATGTCTTGCCGATGACGCGAATTCCAGCCACTGATCCAGTGCGAAAAGTAGTTAGCGGTACCATTCGATTTTCGGTTGACAACGCTGTCAGCTTCTCTTCCTAATGCCGGCGCCCGATCGCAATGGTCGCGGCTCACCATTCGCTTTCGTGACGACCTTGGGAGAGGAAGGTTCATGAAATACACACACACAGCGCCCAAGCGGCGCCTGTTGACGTCCGCGCTGCTGCTTGCGCTGGCCCCGCCGCTCGCGGCGCAAACCGTTACCCAGGATCCCGCGCCGTCGCCGCCCGCCGGACAGGCGACGAACGACGATCCCGCGGAACTCGATACCATCGTCGTCACAGGCATCCGCGCGAGCCTGGAGTCGTCGATGAACATCAAGCGCGACGCCCAGGGCGTCGTCGACGGCATCGTCGCCGAGGACATCGGCAAGTTCCCCGATACCAACCTGGCCGAATCGCTGCAGCGCATCAGCGGCGTGTCGATCGACCGCACCTCCAGCGGCGAAGGCCAGAAGGTGACCGTGCGCGGCCTCGGTCCCGACTACAACCTGGTGCTGCTCAACGGGCGCCAGATGCCGGCCTCGAACCTCGGGCCCGGCGGCGCCGGCGCGTCCTCGGCGCGCTCGTTCGATTTCTCGAACCTGGCCAGCGAATCCATCTCCGCGGTGAACGTCTACAAGACCGGGCGCGCGGACAATCCGACCGGCGGCATCGGCGCCACCATCGACGTGCGCACCGCGCGTCCGCTCGAGGCCGAGCCCGTGGTCAGCGTCGGACTGAAATCGGTCTACGACGAATCCAACCAGCGGCTGCCGCGGACGCTGCAGGGCAGCGACTTCACCGGCGAGCTGTCGGGCATCTTCAGCCAGACCTACGCCGACGGCCGTTTCGGCGTGATGCTCAGCGGCAGCTACCAGGACCGCGACTCCGGCTTCAACCAGGCTTCCGTCGCCGACGGCTGGCTGACCTTCGCCGGCGACAACGCCGACCCGGGCTGCTGGCAGTGCCTGCCGCAGGAAGGGCAGGGGTATTCCGACCGGATCGAGAACCGGCCCGGACCGGGCGACATCTACGCCCGTCCGCAGAACACCGGCTACAGCGTCAACGGCATCCAGCGCCAGCGCACCAACGGCCAGGTGACCCTGCAGTGGGCGCCGACGGACAACGTCACTGCGACCGTCGACTACAACTACATCGAACAGCAGGTGCAGGTGCAGCGCAGCGAGCTCTCGGTCTGGTTCAACCAGGGCGCCGGCGACAGCAGCTGGACCGACGGCCCGATCGCAGCGCCCATCATGTACTCCGAGGACATGGTCGGCTCCGACCTGTCGATGGGCGGCGCCAGGATCGGCAGCGAGACCACCAGCGACATGCTCGGCTTCAACGTCGAGTGGGAAGTCAACGACGCGCTCAGCCTGGAGTTCGACTACCACGACTCCAGCGCCACCTCGCGCCCCAGCGGCCCCTACGGGTCGGCCGGCGTGCTCGGCGTGGCCGCGTACATCCGCGGCAACACCACCGTGGACTACAGCGGCGAGATCCCGATCGTCAACGTGCTGCTGCCGGCGGGCGTGAGCCAGGTCGATCCGTCGCAGGCGCTGGTGACCGGCTCGGTGTTCCAGAACAGCTACAACAAGTCCGAGGTCGAACAGCTGCAGGCCAAGGGCCGGTTTGAGTTCGGCGACTACTCGGGGCTGGACTTCGGCATCTCGACGATGGAGGTCAACAACCGCTCCGCGTCCGCGGTGATGCAGCGCGACACCTGGGGCGGCGTCGGCACCCCGGCCGACTACGACGACGACATCTGGTACAACGACAGCATGGCGCGCTACTTCGAGGCGTTCGGCAACCACGGCAACCCGATGTGGACCGACGACTTCCTGGTGTTCGACTTCGAGCGCCTGCGCCAGGCGGCGATCGGGATCACCGGCTGCCCGAGCTGCTACGAGATGCCGACCGAGTTCACCGACGACATCCGCACCCGCGAGAAGTCCGAGAGCGCGTACGTGCAATGGACCTCCACCTTCGGCGACGTCATGCCGCTGCACGTCGCGCTCGGCGTGCGCTACGAGAAGACCGACGTGGAGTCGGAAGGCCTGCAGCGCGTGGGCCAGACGATCACCTGGATCGCGGCGAACGAGCTCGCGGTGGACTACGCGCCCGAGCGCGAGTTCACGCGCGACACCGGCAGTTACGACTTCGTCCTGCCCAACCTCGACCTGAAGCTCGATATCACCGACGAGATGGTGCTGCGCGGCAGCTACAGCCAGACCATCGGGCGCCCGGGCTGGGGCGACATCAGCGCCGGGCAGGTGCTGCAGCCGGTGGTGCGGGCCTCCGGCGGCGAAGGCCGCCGCGGCGATCCGTCGCTCGAGCCGCTGAAGTCCGACAACTTCGACCTGTCGTTCGAGTGGTATTACGGCGAAGGCAACTACTTCTCGGTCGGCTACTTCCGCAAGGACATCGAGAACTTCATCAGCACGACGATCGTGCGCGAAGAGCCGTTCGAGATGACCACGCCGATCGGCGGCGCCTACTGGAACGCCGCGCTCTCCGTGTGCCCGGCCACCGATGGTGCCTGCATCCGCAACTACATCTTCGAGAACTTCGCCGGCCAGCCGGGCGTGGTCCAGACCGGCGTCGACGGCGAGGGCAACCCGACCGGCAACATCACCGGGCTGCCGGGCGATCCGGTCGCCGGGTTCAACATCAGCGTGCCGGCCAACCAGCGCTCGGACGAGGTCGACGGCTGGGAAATCAACGCCCAGCACATGTTCGGGCAGACCGGCTTCGGCGTGGCGGCGAACTACACCATCGTCGATTCCGGGCTGACGTTCGACGACCAGAGCCTGGGCCAGCAGTACCCGCTGGTCGGCCTGAGCGACTCGGCCAACCTGGTGGCGTTCTACGACCGCAACGACTGGCAGGTCCGCCTGGCCTACAACTGGCGCGACGAGTTCTACGCCGGCTCCGGCCCGCGCACCGACCCCAACCACGTCGAGGCGTACGGCCAGCTGGATGCGAACGTCAGCTGGCAGGTCAGCGAGAACCTGACCCTGAGCCTGGAAGGCATCAACCTGACCGACGAGACGATGCGCACGCACGCACGCCACGAGAACATGGTCCGGTACGCCACCCAGACCGGGCCGCGCTACATGTTCGGCGCGCGCTATAGGTTCTGATGCGGGCCGGGGGCCGCCCGCGGCGGTGCGCAGCGGAAGGGAGCCGACGGACATCCGTCGGCTTCTTTCCCTGTGCGCGCTGATCGGGCACGATCGGGGAGCGACACCCCGCTACGCCGGAACCGTTGAGGATCGATGGGCCAGCATTTGCTCCTGAACGACACCGAACACCGCGACCTGCGTGTGTCCGTCGGCCATGGCGCCCATCTGGGCGACGACGTCATGGGCGCCTTGACGTTCCCGGACGAGTTCCGCAGCGTGCAGGCGCACTACCCGATCGTCTTCCGCCGGGAGGCGGCGGGCGGACTGGTGCCGCTGGCGCTGTTCGGCCTGCAGGAAGGCTGCAACCTGTTCCTCGACGGCGACCGCTGGGATGCGACCTACGTTCCGCTGTCGATCCAGCGTCAACCGTTCCTGATCGGCATCGCGGGCGAGCAGCGCCTGGTCCACGTCGACATGGACCATCCGCGCGTGCGCCAGGCAGGCGCCGAAGGCGCGCCGTTGTTCGACGAACAGGGCGGCCCGACCGCTCACCTCGAGCGCGTGCGGTCGGTGCTGCTGGCGCTCCACGACGGAGTGGACGCGACGCCGGCATTCATCGAGGCGTTGCAGCGCCTGGCACTGCTCGAGGCCTTCTTCCTCGACGTCAGGCTCGACGACGGCAGTCTCAACCGGCTCGCCGGCTTCCACACCATCAACGAAGAGCGGCTGGGTGCGCTGGATGGCGCCGCGCTGGAGCGCCTGGCCGGCGACGGCCATCTCCTGCCGATCTACATGGTGCTCGCTTCGATGTCGCGCTTCCGCGACCTGATCGAGCGCACGAATCGCCGCCGTGCTGCCCCCCGCTAGGCCCATTCCCGAGCTGGGCGGAATCGATGCCCGCTCCCTGCCGGATCCGGTGCTCGCCTCCGATCTGCCGATCGTATTGCGCGGCCTGGTGTCGCACTGGCCGATCGTGCATGCCGCCCGGTCCGCCCATTCGGCGATCGATTACCTGAAAGGATTCGACCACGGCGCCATGCCGGTGGTGGCGACCGTCGCGCCGCCGGGCGAGTCCGGGCGCGTGTTCTACAACGCGGACTTCAGCGGTTTCAATTTCCGTCGCGAGCAGGTGCCCATGGGCGTGGCGCTGGAAACGCTGCGCAAGTACCTCGCGGACGAAGCCCCGCCTTCGATCTACGTCGCCTCGACCACGATCGACACGTTCCTGCCCGGCTTCCGCGGCGAGAACGACCTGGACTTCGGTTCGCGCGCGCCGCTGGCCAGCATCTGGATCGGCAACCGCAGCCGCATCGCCGCGCACCAGGATCTGCCGCAGAACCTCGCCTGCGTCGCCGCCGGACGCCGGAGGGTGACGCTGTTCCCGCCCGACCAGCTGGCCAACCTCTACATCGGGCCGATCGATTCGACGCCGGCCGGACAGGCCGTGAGCCTGGTGGATTTCGCCGCGCCCGATCTCGACAGGTTCCCGCGTTTCGCCGAGGCGATGCGCCATGCGCTGGTGGCGGAACTGGGTCCGGGCGATGCGGTCCTGATCCCGGGCATGTGGTGGCACCACGTCGAAGGGCTCGATCCGTTCAATGTGCTGGTGAACTACTGGTGGCGCGATGCGCCGGCGTGGATGGACACGCCGATGAACACGCTCATGTACGCGATCATGACCATCCGCGACCTGCCGCCGGCGCAGCGCGCGATCTGGCAAGAGGTGTTCCGGCATTACGTGTTCGAGCCGGGCGAGGCGACCGCGGACCACATCCCGCCCCATGCGCGCGGCGTGCTCGCGCCACTCGACGAGGCGCGCACGCGCGACCTGCGCGCGCGGCTGCTGCAACGGATCAACCGATGAGGACGACAGACGTGGATACTTCCGACGACGACCGCCCGCGCACGCCGGTCCGACGCGTGGTCATCGCCGGCGGTGGCACCGCCGGATGGATGGCGGCCGCGGGCATCTCGAAGCTGTTGGGCAAGACCCTGGAGATCATCCTGGTCGAATCCGAGGAAATCGGCACGGTGGGCGTGGGCGAGGCGACCATCCCGACGCTGGTGACCTTCCACCGCGCACTGGACATCGCCGAACAGGAGTTCATGTCGGCCGTGCAGGGCACGATCAAGCTCGGCATCTCGTTCGAGAACTGGCTCGAGCGCGGCCACCGGTACATCCATTCCTTCGGCGTCAACGGCAAGGACCACTGGTCGGCCGGCTTCCAGCATTTCTGGCTGCGTGGACGCGCCGGAGGACTGGCGAGCGGCTACGAGGACTACTGCGTCGAACTGCAGGCCGCGCTGCAGGACCGGTTCGGCCACCTGCCCCGCAACGGGATCAACTACGCCTACCACATGGACGCGAGCCACTACGCGCGCTTCCTGCGCAGGTTCAGCGAAGCCAACGGGGTGAAGCGCGTCGAAGGCAAGATCGTCGAGGTCGGCGTCGGCGACGATGGCGACATCTGCAACCTGCGGCTGGAGGACGGCACGGACATCCGCGGCGATTTCTTCGTCGATTGCACCGGGTTCCGCGCGCTGCTCATCGGCAAGGCGCTCAATGTCGGCTACGAGGACTGGTCGCACTGGCTGTTCAACGACAGCGCACTGGCGACGCAGACCACGGCCGTCCGCGACGCGGTGCCCTACACGCGCGCGATCGCCGGCACCGCCGGCTGGCAGTGGCGGATCCCGCTGCAGCACCGCGTCGGCAACGGCATCGTCTACGCGAGCCGCTACATCACCGACGACGAGGCCCGGCACGAATTCCTGTCCAGCCTCGAAGGCGAGATCATCAAGGACCCATGGCCGGTCCGCTTCCGCCCCGGGCGACGGATGAAGTGCTGGCATCGCAACTGCGTCGCGCTCGGGCTGGCGGGCAGCTTCATCGAGCCGCTCGAGTCGACCACCATCCACCTGATCCAGCGCGGCATCATGCACCTGCTGCAGCTGTTCCCGCAGGTGGTCACGCCCGCCGCGATCGCGCAGTACAACGCGCAACTGGCAGAGGAACTGGTGCACGTGCGCGATTTCGTGGTGATGCACTACCACCTCACCCACCGGCGCGACACGCCTTACTGGCGTGCGATCGCGCAGATGGACATCCCCGGCACGCTGCAGCATCGCATCGACCTGTTCCGCGAGACCGGCAGCGTCTTCCACGTGCCCGGCGAGCTCTTCGGCGCGAATTCCTGGATCCAGGTGATGATGGGCCAGGGGGTCATGCCGGAGCGCTACCATCCGACCGCCGATGCGATGAGCGAGGACGGACTCGGACGCTTTCTCGACGACATCCGCACGAACGTGCTGTCGACCGCGGGGACGCTGCCGCCGCACATGGACTACATGCGCAGCTACGCGCCGGCCGGCAAGCCCTGAATCGGCCCGCTGCGCTACCGCATCGGGGGGCGGTCAGGGCTGCCGCAGACGACCCGCGGGGTCGGCCGCATCGGTGCGCAAGGCACCCGGCGTCCGCAGCTTCGGCGTCACCATCGGGATCGTCAGCATCGTGCTGGCCACCGCCATCAGCAGCAGCGCGGTGAAGGTCTCGCTGGTGATGATCCGCTTGTCGAGCAGGATGTTGGCGAAGATGATCATGATCAGGGCCTTGGTCTGCAGCAGCCAGCCGATGATCGAGGCTTCGCCTGGCCTCCACCCGAGCAGGCGGCCGGCGATGCGCACGCCGAGCAGTTTGCCGGCGACGGATGCGACCAGCAGCGCGGCGGCGGCGAAAAACACCGCACTGCCGCCCACGTCCCACGAGGTGCGCAGCCCGGTGCTGAGGAAGAACACCGGCATGACCACCAGCAGTACATGGTGGCGCAGCAGGTCCATGGCCTCCTGCTCGAACCATTCCGCGTCCATCACCACGCCGGCCAGGAACGCGCCGACCATGAAGTGCAGGCCGGCCCAGTCCGCGCCGAATGCGCAGATCGCCAGCCAGACCAGCATCACGTACCAGCGGTCGCGCATGGGGACGGCGCGCATCAGCTTGCGGAAGACGATGCAGGCCAGGCCGAACGCGACGAGGAACGCCACCTGCCGGCCGATCCGTTCCCAGTCCATCAGCACCAGGGCCAGCACGCCCCAGATCGCGATGTCGTCGAGGCTGGCGTAGCGCAGGATGCGCTGGCCCATCGGCGCGCGCAGGATCTCGAGCTTCTCCATGAACAGGATCAGGATCGGCAGCGCGGTCACCGCGCAGGCCATGCCCACGCCGACCACGAACTGCCACGGCAGGCCTTGGCTGCCGATCCAGCCGTCGAAGCCCAGCATGCCCATCGCCACCACGGCGCCGGCCGCCAGCGGCAGGCCCAGCGCGAGCCCGGCGGTCACGCCTGTCTCGCGGCGGTTGTGCCAGGCCTTGCGCACGTCCAGCTCGATGCCGGCGATCATGACGAACAGCATCACCGCCCACCACGCGATGCCGTTGAGCGCGGTGATGACATCCGCAGTGAACACGGTGGCGTGGAACTCAGGCACCGCCTTGCCCAGCACGCCGGGCCCGAGCAGGATGCCGGCGATGATCTGCACCACCACCAGCGGTGCCCAGTAGTCCGTGCGGCACACGCGCCACACCGCGTAAGGCACGGCGAAGATGATCGCCATCGCGATCAGGAACAGTTCGGTGGTCGTGATCGCGTGGGGCACGTGCCTGGCGGGGAGCTGACCGGCGTCAGTGTCCTCCCTGCGCCGTCAGCCTGTCGAGGTCGATGCCCTGCCTGCGCAGGATCCCGGGTGCGCGCGCCGCGTAGAACGCGAGGTAGGCGAAGCACACCACTCCGACCACGAAACTCATGTGGATGCTGGTCACGTCGGCCAGCCAGCCCTGCAGCCAGCTGACGATACCGCCGCCCATGATCATCATGATCAGCAGGCTGCTGCCCTGGTTGGTGTTGCGTCCCAGGCCGGTGATCGCCAGGGCGAAGATGCACGGCCACATCGTGCTGCAGAACAGGCCGACGCTGATGAAGGCGACGATGCTGGCCTTGCCGCTGGTGAACATGCCGATCAGCAGCGCGGCGATGCCGCACAGCGAGAAGATCAGCAGCATGCGCGCGGGGTTGCCGCGGCTGGCGAAGGTGGCGCCGATCATCAGCACGATCACCAGCGCGTAGCCCAGGAACTGGGTGATCTCGTGGCGGGCGATCGCGTTCACCGCCAGGAACACCCCGAACGCGACGTAGGGC contains:
- a CDS encoding SapC family protein; amino-acid sequence: MGQHLLLNDTEHRDLRVSVGHGAHLGDDVMGALTFPDEFRSVQAHYPIVFRREAAGGLVPLALFGLQEGCNLFLDGDRWDATYVPLSIQRQPFLIGIAGEQRLVHVDMDHPRVRQAGAEGAPLFDEQGGPTAHLERVRSVLLALHDGVDATPAFIEALQRLALLEAFFLDVRLDDGSLNRLAGFHTINEERLGALDGAALERLAGDGHLLPIYMVLASMSRFRDLIERTNRRRAAPR
- a CDS encoding cation:proton antiporter, encoding MPHAITTTELFLIAMAIIFAVPYAVWRVCRTDYWAPLVVVQIIAGILLGPGVLGKAVPEFHATVFTADVITALNGIAWWAVMLFVMIAGIELDVRKAWHNRRETGVTAGLALGLPLAAGAVVAMGMLGFDGWIGSQGLPWQFVVGVGMACAVTALPILILFMEKLEILRAPMGQRILRYASLDDIAIWGVLALVLMDWERIGRQVAFLVAFGLACIVFRKLMRAVPMRDRWYVMLVWLAICAFGADWAGLHFMVGAFLAGVVMDAEWFEQEAMDLLRHHVLLVVMPVFFLSTGLRTSWDVGGSAVFFAAAALLVASVAGKLLGVRIAGRLLGWRPGEASIIGWLLQTKALIMIIFANILLDKRIITSETFTALLLMAVASTMLTIPMVTPKLRTPGALRTDAADPAGRLRQP
- a CDS encoding LacI family DNA-binding transcriptional regulator, whose amino-acid sequence is MAPQSSRAGNPRAPGVRDGAVADDALAESAGFADRTGRPMARVRIEDVAAEAGVSMKTVSRVLNEEPNVSEATRERVRAVVERLQYRPHPSARVLAGRKSYLVAMLYDNPSSNYLMEVELGVLDACQAQHYNLMLAPLVYDAKDIVSKVESLVLQSRLDGVVLTPPITDDAALLARLDELEIPWSSISPTESNRRIGVVVDERSAVAEMIAHLVSLGHRRVAHIKGHAAHGASAWRLAGYRDGLAQAGIEPDEALVVQGEFSYDSGFAAANHLLDLPDPPTAIFAANDDMAAGAIGAICERGLSVPRHVSVCGFDDTPIARHIYPTLTTVRQPTREMGRLAGLELLKAIRDRDEGGLVTVPYTLQLRRSTGPRPA
- a CDS encoding TonB-dependent receptor: MKYTHTAPKRRLLTSALLLALAPPLAAQTVTQDPAPSPPAGQATNDDPAELDTIVVTGIRASLESSMNIKRDAQGVVDGIVAEDIGKFPDTNLAESLQRISGVSIDRTSSGEGQKVTVRGLGPDYNLVLLNGRQMPASNLGPGGAGASSARSFDFSNLASESISAVNVYKTGRADNPTGGIGATIDVRTARPLEAEPVVSVGLKSVYDESNQRLPRTLQGSDFTGELSGIFSQTYADGRFGVMLSGSYQDRDSGFNQASVADGWLTFAGDNADPGCWQCLPQEGQGYSDRIENRPGPGDIYARPQNTGYSVNGIQRQRTNGQVTLQWAPTDNVTATVDYNYIEQQVQVQRSELSVWFNQGAGDSSWTDGPIAAPIMYSEDMVGSDLSMGGARIGSETTSDMLGFNVEWEVNDALSLEFDYHDSSATSRPSGPYGSAGVLGVAAYIRGNTTVDYSGEIPIVNVLLPAGVSQVDPSQALVTGSVFQNSYNKSEVEQLQAKGRFEFGDYSGLDFGISTMEVNNRSASAVMQRDTWGGVGTPADYDDDIWYNDSMARYFEAFGNHGNPMWTDDFLVFDFERLRQAAIGITGCPSCYEMPTEFTDDIRTREKSESAYVQWTSTFGDVMPLHVALGVRYEKTDVESEGLQRVGQTITWIAANELAVDYAPEREFTRDTGSYDFVLPNLDLKLDITDEMVLRGSYSQTIGRPGWGDISAGQVLQPVVRASGGEGRRGDPSLEPLKSDNFDLSFEWYYGEGNYFSVGYFRKDIENFISTTIVREEPFEMTTPIGGAYWNAALSVCPATDGACIRNYIFENFAGQPGVVQTGVDGEGNPTGNITGLPGDPVAGFNISVPANQRSDEVDGWEINAQHMFGQTGFGVAANYTIVDSGLTFDDQSLGQQYPLVGLSDSANLVAFYDRNDWQVRLAYNWRDEFYAGSGPRTDPNHVEAYGQLDANVSWQVSENLTLSLEGINLTDETMRTHARHENMVRYATQTGPRYMFGARYRF
- a CDS encoding tryptophan halogenase family protein → MRTTDVDTSDDDRPRTPVRRVVIAGGGTAGWMAAAGISKLLGKTLEIILVESEEIGTVGVGEATIPTLVTFHRALDIAEQEFMSAVQGTIKLGISFENWLERGHRYIHSFGVNGKDHWSAGFQHFWLRGRAGGLASGYEDYCVELQAALQDRFGHLPRNGINYAYHMDASHYARFLRRFSEANGVKRVEGKIVEVGVGDDGDICNLRLEDGTDIRGDFFVDCTGFRALLIGKALNVGYEDWSHWLFNDSALATQTTAVRDAVPYTRAIAGTAGWQWRIPLQHRVGNGIVYASRYITDDEARHEFLSSLEGEIIKDPWPVRFRPGRRMKCWHRNCVALGLAGSFIEPLESTTIHLIQRGIMHLLQLFPQVVTPAAIAQYNAQLAEELVHVRDFVVMHYHLTHRRDTPYWRAIAQMDIPGTLQHRIDLFRETGSVFHVPGELFGANSWIQVMMGQGVMPERYHPTADAMSEDGLGRFLDDIRTNVLSTAGTLPPHMDYMRSYAPAGKP
- a CDS encoding glycoside hydrolase family 3 protein; protein product: MRTTRTFLSVTRLGAGLAAALLLGACNGERPAAAGTDATTPADAPAADATTASIDPANWPQPEWPFADDAELEQKVDALLASMTVEEKVGQIIQGDIGSIAPEDVRKYRLGSVLAGGGSDPGGKYNARPEEWLALADAFWEASMDTSGGGKAIPVIWGIDAMHGQSNIVGATLFPHNIGLGATRNPDLLREIARITAIETRTTGMEWTFAPTVAVPQDDRWGRAYEGYSENPELVASYAGVFVEGLQGKPGTPEFLDDHHVMSSVKHYLGDGGTGNGKDQGDTVVSEAQLRDIHAAGYVPSIAAGAQAVMASYNSFHGEKMHGHKPLLTDVLKGRMNFGGFVVGDWNGHGQVRGCSNTDCAQTFNAGLDMAMAPDSWKGMYESTLAHVKAGTVPMERLDDAVRRILRVKFRANLFEKPKPSERALGGRFELLGAPEHREVARRAVRESLVLLKNQGGILPLSPKSNVLVAGDGADNLSKQSGGWTLTWQGDGTTRADFPNADSIWDGLEAQVTAAGGTAELAEDGAYTSKPDVAVVVFGEEPYAEFQGDLSNLMFKSGKSGDLELIRKLKADGIPVVAVFLSGRPLWLNREINAADAFVAAWLPGSEGGGVADVLLQGADGKPQHDFKGKLSFSWPRRADQYANNHGQADYDPLFAFGHGLSYADDGDLAALPEDAGIDADATSGNTWFERGVPTTGFTLRLVGADGNAMDVVHPAAKTGDGSLEMSAINHEVQEGARLFAWTGKATVQLLSNEPLDLTRETNGDVPVVTTLRVDAPPTDGKATLSAGCGEGCRGEVEIGEALANLPRGEWTRVAVPLKCLRLHGADTGKLAVPFELTTGAGSRIALTRVTASTDFDHKLDCPTN
- a CDS encoding cupin-like domain-containing protein, producing the protein MLPPARPIPELGGIDARSLPDPVLASDLPIVLRGLVSHWPIVHAARSAHSAIDYLKGFDHGAMPVVATVAPPGESGRVFYNADFSGFNFRREQVPMGVALETLRKYLADEAPPSIYVASTTIDTFLPGFRGENDLDFGSRAPLASIWIGNRSRIAAHQDLPQNLACVAAGRRRVTLFPPDQLANLYIGPIDSTPAGQAVSLVDFAAPDLDRFPRFAEAMRHALVAELGPGDAVLIPGMWWHHVEGLDPFNVLVNYWWRDAPAWMDTPMNTLMYAIMTIRDLPPAQRAIWQEVFRHYVFEPGEATADHIPPHARGVLAPLDEARTRDLRARLLQRINR